Genomic DNA from Xiphophorus hellerii strain 12219 chromosome 16, Xiphophorus_hellerii-4.1, whole genome shotgun sequence:
ggaccgtttGGGTCTGAAAAGACTCCAAATAAGGAGAGAAAAACGGCTGGTGATAAAAATAATTGATGTTCATGTGGTGGGCGGGTTGCAGGCGGCCTGTGAAGGCGGCCAGTGTTTACTGGTTACTGGTGGAAATGTGTTGCAGACCGCCATGTTTTCTGCTTTCACAGCCTTTTCCTTCAGGTTCTAACCTGTTCAGAACCTTCAGCGCCCCCTGGTGCTGAACAGAGGTAGTGTGGTTGCTGTTAGAGAGTCTAAAgtgtaaagaaatatatatttaatctcTGTGATGTTGGAAATCATCAGTTATTGGCCCAAGTTTTCACATCGGTGCATTCCTGTTTAATAGGATCTAAAACTGCAGCTAAGAAGCAGCTTAGTGACTGAACTGATCAGACCGATCAGAAATCAATCACTTTTATCACTGATTCtgttttcttgtctgttttctcttttctaacAACCTGTGTTATAAAACCACAAAttcattttggttttctgtcaaaatgactgaatattattatcattttaacaTTATGATGGTagaaaatattataaatgttaaaataatcagaCTGTTACTGTTGGACTGTTCCTTTAGAGCGCTGTTCTAGTTTGATAGAAAGGCCTTTAATAGACCGTTGCAGCGATGAGGTGATTAGAGAAACGACTGATAAAGAAACAAACGTATTTTAACTAAACTAAGTCATATTAGCATGTAGCAAACTCCCTCCATTGAAGGACGACATTTACTGATCATTTCTAGGTTTGATAGAAATTAACCCTCTTAGCTTAAAGTAACATTTATAACGTAAATAACTTTAGTTTCCTCATATAATTAAACTAATGGgcaatttaattcaaacatcttttaaacaaatatttatttacatcataaaaataccttttgtctCTATGAAGTGTTTATATGTTAATGAATTTGAAtctgttttgttcttaaatCCCCTCATGGAGACTTACTAACATCTTCTGACAACCAGCCcaacttataataacattgactaagtttgctgttggtacactttacctaaaaacCAAAAGAACATACTGactacacaaccatgctccaagagttgctcccaacatggtgaattgttttgttagctttaaaatgatctgcagcttttgctCCTTGGTCCTAATGATGCATCTGGTCACTAATGTTCACTAACTAATACAGTTCACTTCTACTGGCTGATAAGGTTCCAATGCTAAAgctataaatgatcaatgcaaAACATCCGTATGCGTTAAaaagatcatatcagtcagattaaggAAAATATCATCaaactcaaagcaatcaaaaatATTATCTGTTATATACTGGTTGTCAGAAGATGTTAGTAAGTCTCCATGAGGGGatttaagaacaaaacagaTTCACTTAATTGTTGGTTGATATGTAGCATATATTagaatttgtgcaacaaacatcAAAAGAAAAGCAGCCATCTTTAAACCAAGTACAAAGAAGGAGGGGAGAGAAAGCAGATTGTTTATCCCGTGAATGAACAGCAGGGGGCGTCTTTCAGACTCACCAAGAGGTTCAGGGCAGATAAAGAATCACAATAAGTTATTAATTTCTGCTTTATCTCATGACATCAATAGCTACCACCTGCTGCAATGAGAGGAGAGAAATTCATCAACATATAAACCTCCCTAAACTCATTTTCATATTCATAACATCATAAATTATGATTGAAGGGTGAACCTAATATCTCTAATGTTGTTGCATTTAATCTCGACCTGTTGTCATGTTTATTCTGTATAAATGTTGATAAGATGTGGAACAAAAACAGTcacatgaatgaatgaatgaatgaatgaatgaatgaattctCTGTCAGATTAACACATTATATATAATACTGTCCATTTATAAGGTTAAAGTTGCTTATTTGAACAAATAACAGGGATTATATTATTTTAGTCAGGAATGGTttagaaatgtatattttgggCTAATTATGAATTCAATATTCCTgctattgttttctgttgtagcttcagtttctttctttagtttGATCTGCTTCAGTTCCTCATAATCCTcaatcaaaacatgtttgtttggtGGGAGGTTTGACGTTTTTATCTAGCGTAGCATCATTGAACCTCATGGATCTCATTGGTCACTTTAGAAATCTGTTGATTTACCTGAATGACTTCAGTCTGACTCAACATGGCTGCAGCTCCTCAGCCTGGTTTGGTCTGAATGGATCAAGTCAGGATGAACTGATGGCGTTAAGCCCGGCTTGATCTCATCCTGGATTTCTGAATCTGACTTTTGTgaaacagaccaaaatatattcaacattttctctgtggTTCTTCACTGGACAAACAGCCATGAAAACATCCAGAGTTCCTCCTGACAGCAACTTAGAGAATCAGATTAATGGAACATTGATATCTGATGGAAGAATCCAGATTaaccagagagaatccagattagctagagagaatccagattagccagagagaatccagattagccagagagaatccagattagccagagagaatccagattagcCAGACAGAATCCAGATTAGCCAGAGAGAATCTAGATTagccagagagaatccagattagtcagagagaatccagattagccagagagaatccagattaaccagagagaatccagattagcCAGACAGAATCCAGATTAGCCAGAGAGAATCTAGATTagccagagagaatccagattagtcagagagaatccagattagccagagagaatccagattaaccagagagaatccagattagccagagagaatccagattagGCAGACAGAATCCAGATTAGGCAGACAGAATCCACATTAGCCAGAGAGACTCCAGATTAGCCAGACAGAATCCAGATTagccagagagaatccagattagcCAGACAGAATCCAGATTAGCCAGAGAGAATCTAGATTagccagagagaatccagattagtcagagagaatccagattagccagagagaatccagattaaccagagagaatccagattagccagagagaatccagattagGCAGACAGAATCCAGATTAGGCAGACAGAATCCAGATTAGCCAGAGAGAATCTAGATTAGCCAGAGAAAATCCAGATTaaccagagagaatccagattagccagagagaatccagattagcCAGAGAGAATCTAGATTAGCCAGAGAAAATCCAGATTaaccagagagaatccagattagccagagagaatccagattagcCAGACAGAATCCAGATTAGCCAGACAGAATCCAGATTAGCTAGAGAGAATCCAGGTTAGCCAGACAGAATCCAGATTAGCCAGACATTTGCTTTGTAGTTTAAGTGgaattaatttatgtaaaattacGTGCAaattagtaattatttttcttcttttgggtttgtttaaaggtttttaactGCTTTGGACCATTCATGGAATATCATGACACACATTTAATAAATGGAGGTGTGATGGACcgagttaaaaacaggaggagtcacaggacatattagaaaaatagggttttttattttaacccaaagattataaataacaaaagataaactgagctcataaaagaggtcaaagaaacaaaactgaactcaggcaaaaaatgtaaacaaactggctgcacaaacaaacataactgacctGACAAAGAAACGACACCCTGGGTTTatatactggctgatcagaccaattaagacacaatagggtaactaaacagaatacaattacTAATAACACAAAACCAATAACAGTACAGCTAAGTTTGGCTAAACTAAAGacccaaaactgaaaatcaaaaatattaaactttaaatactaatatttacttaaatacaaaacttatctaaagaaagaaactacaaattCCCCTGCCAGCAGGAACTAGTGGTTCAGTCCAATCAGCATGTAAGCCTGCTGGGCTCTGGGCCCCATCCTTTGTCTGGTAACTCCAAGGCAGGTAAGAACCggtgggaaaaaacaaacagaattaatcttaagcaaacaaaattaattttaagttgatataaatacatatgctAACTAAATGTGCGcgctaacaaatagaacaaatgcattcaaatcaacttataaatgtttttattgaaactaaagtgttgttgtgtttgtatgaaaaaataaactgtgcatAAAAAGAGTTACTGACATCAGAGTGTGGCCATGGATTTGGCCATCACAGGAggataaaaaatgaagaaaactgctTGGTCCTTTGAGTAAAATCCCTGTTAATAAGAGTTTACATCGATTTGTCCATCCCTTCTCAAGTGGGGAAGCTgcataaattagaaaataacttGACAGTAACATTGATATCTGATGCGGGATTACTGGAGGGAGGAAAGGACTCCTGTCAGGTGATTATCTTTGCTTGTTAGAATCTGGCTTCATCCAGCAGATCATCCAAcatgtttctcattttaaaggGAGACTCAGGAGGTCCGATGGTCAGCAAACAAAATGGCCGCTGGATTCAGTCAGGAATTGTGAGTTTTGGCTTTGGCTGTGCTCAGCCAAATTACCCAGGAGTCTATGCCAGAGTCTCCCAGTATGAGAGCTGGATCAAAGCCCAGATCGCCACCAACCAGCCAGGCTTCATGACCTACACATCAACCGGAACCAACAGCGACCTCAGCATCTCCTGCACTGGCGTGCCACCAATCACGACCCCCACACCAAGTAATTCCTCCTCTatccaaaacatttcagctAGCTCATCTTAACATGAACACCTCACATGTCCAGGATTTGTAAAAATCTGCTTATCAGTCATGTTCAGGAAGTTGTGAGAGTTATAATTAAAGACATTATCTAAAATGTGCTCTGAATGTGACTGTGCTTTAATCTCCCAGCGATATACTGCGGCCGGGCCCCACTGAACTCTGGTATTCTGGGCAGTAGTTCTGTGGCGGCAGCTGGTGAGTGGCCGTCCATGGCGAGTCTGCAGAAGAACGGACAGCATGAGTGTGGAGGAACTCTGGTGTCCAGGGAGTACGTTCTGAGCAACGCTGCCTGCTTCTCAGAGTGAGTCACGAAAGATCCCACGGGTAGTTCTGCTCTGATACAGTGATGGGCCAGTCTGGTACCGGTGTTTGTTCTGATGGACGGGTCTGGTACCGATGTGTTTCCATTGGTCCTCAATGTCCAGGACCCAGCCTGCCGAGAGCTGTGGTTCCATTTGGGCCGGCCAGAAAATTATTGAGAAAAGTGTTTCAACAGTTAAAAAGTTTAACAATGGCCAACTGCTCTGACAActttcagtctggtttccatggttatcACAGTACtgagactggcctagtcaaagagTTGATCAATGACATATAAACATAGACTGCAAAAGAACCACAGAGCTGTTGGATCAGCTCATCTTAACACCTCACATAATCAGGATTTGTAAAAATCTGCTTATAATTCATGTTCAGGAAGTTGTGTGAGTTATAATTAAAGATGAACAAACAGCCTCCTGTAGTGGCAAGAGAAAAAGTCCAGCTTCTTTCTGCTGAAgcttctggattttatttttctggatgaTAGAAGCTACACCTACATGTTTTCTGCATTCCCTTTAGATTTAGTAGTATAAATCcaatgtttttaagtttcagTGCCAAGTCAGTTGATCTTCTTGCCTTAGATCTCCTAATGTGTCTCAGTGGACGGTGGTTTTGGGTCGTCTGAAGCAGAATGGGTCCAACTCGTTTGAGTCATCGTTCAGCGTGTCGAATATCACCATGAGCAACCTGACCGGGTCCAACATCGCATTGGTTCAGCTGTCCACGAGCCCCACCCTGAGCAACTACATCCAGCCCATCTGCCTGGACAACGGCAGAACCTTCCCGGTCGGATCCAGCTGTTGGgctgctggctggagctctggGCGAGGAGGAGGTGAGGCTGCGAGTCTGCCAGATTCAGACACTAGATTTCTAGAGCTCTCGtctgaaataacattttatgtcCCACAACTTCAGTCGAGGAGCTTCTGCAGGAGTTTCAGACGTCGGTGCTAAcctgt
This window encodes:
- the LOC116735768 gene encoding polyserase-2-like yields the protein MVSKQNGRWIQSGIVSFGFGCAQPNYPGVYARVSQYESWIKAQIATNQPGFMTYTSTGTNSDLSISCTGVPPITTPTPTIYCGRAPLNSGILGSSSVAAAGEWPSMASLQKNGQHECGGTLVSREYVLSNAACFSESPNVSQWTVVLGRLKQNGSNSFESSFSVSNITMSNLTGSNIALVQLSTSPTLSNYIQPICLDNGRTFPVGSSCWAAGWSSGRGGVEELLQEFQTSVLTCENVSSTENICTTEFTLEKGDLGGPLMCQQDGSWFQAAVVLTLNSSTSQTRANTNVFVKLSKFNDFLTRILGVFLTPEPSANATVPTASSGHPEAHFLFLFFHLLILLLCLQLFS